One Tiliqua scincoides isolate rTilSci1 chromosome 9, rTilSci1.hap2, whole genome shotgun sequence DNA segment encodes these proteins:
- the ORC6 gene encoding origin recognition complex subunit 6: MEHAAIQRLASKLGVAAPGVVRKAEEYLRLSQVKCATLLVQMTATSSAVICLDLAAGFMKHPMDKSYLVKLSGLNKTTYQSCLRSFESLLGLRSVLSIRDLAVQFCCMEAVNMASKILQRYESGLPKAQQMDLDLSKPLFTTAALFTACRRLKLKVDKSKMTAASGVKKAIFDRLCSQLEKISQQISRESVPGATEAAKTQKTLSESLRKEEVIEREAEIPRKRPKTETNTKEEYEEWKKRILENAAKSQRDDV, encoded by the exons ATGGAGCACGCGGCGATCCAGCGCTTGGCCTCCAAGCTGGGCGTGGCGGCGCCCGGTGTTGTCAG AAAAGCGGAAGAGTACCTTCGGCTGTCTCAAGTGAAATGTGCCACCTTGCTGGTTCAGATGACTGCAACTAGCAGTGCTGTAATCTGCCTGGACTTGGCTGCGGGCTTCATGAAGCACCCTATGGATAAA AGTTATCTAGTGAAACTTTCTGGCTTGAACAAGACCACTTACCAGAGCTGCTTAAGGTCCTTTGAAAGTCTCCTTGGGCTGCGCTCTGTCCTCAGCATCCGAGATTTGGCCGTTCAGTTCTGCTGCATGGAGGCAGTGAACATGGCATCAAAAATATTGCAGAG GTACGAATCTGGTCTGCCCAAAGCACAGCAAATGGATCTGGATTTGTCCAAGCCTTTATTCACAACGGCTGCCCTGTTTACAGCTTGCAG GAGACTGAAATTAAAAGTGGACAAGAGCAAAATGACGGCTGCCTCTGGTGTGAAGAAAGCCATATTTGACCGCCTCTGCAGCCAGCTGGAAAAAATTAGCCAGCAAATCAGCC GAGAAAGCGTTCCGGGGGCTACCGAGGCTGCCAAAACCCAGAAGACATTATCCGAAAGCCTTAGAAAGGAAGAGG tCATTGAAAGAGAGGCTGAGATCCCTCGCAAGCGTCCAAAAACCGAAACCAACACAAAAGAAGAGTATGAAGAATGGAAAAAGAGAATTCTGGAAAATGCTGCCAAATCACAAAGGGATGATGTTTGA